The genomic DNA CTGTTGTTATTTTCAACGGTCAATTTTGATCCGCAAAAAAATAAACGAACAACTGAAGAGTCAGTAGCTTCTAATTTAAATGAAGAAACAATTTCTGATGTTCCAGTAACAGTGATTTATGATAAAGAAAACTTAATCGTTTCAGGAATTCCCGACACAGTAAGCGTAACTGTTGAGGGGCCAGTAAGTATTGTTCAATCGGCAAAAGCAATGAGAAACTTTGAGGTATTTGTAGACTTAACTAATGCGTCAATCGGAACGCAGCGTGTCCCAATCCAAATACGGGATATTTCTGATAAGCTTAAAGTAACGATAGAACCTGCTAATATTAATGTAAATGTTCAAGAAAGAATAACTAAAGAATTTAATGTTGAAGCAGAATTTAATAGGACGATGGTAGAAGAAGGCTTTATTTCTGAACAACCAATCGTAGAGCCAAATAAAGTAAAAATTACAGGAGCCAAAAATATAATTGATCGAATTTCTTATGTAAAAGCTATGATTAATTATAAAGGGAAAATTGACAGTACCATTACCCAAGAAGCGAGTATCCGGGTATTGGATAAAGAATTAAATAAATTGGATGTTATAGTTGAACCAGAAATTGTACAAGTTACATTGCCTGTTAAAAGATTGAGTAAAATAGTACCAATTAAAATTGTAAGTAACGGGACCCCTCCAAATGGAGTCTCAATTGAATCAATGGGTCTTGATGCTCAAGAAGCAACTATTTTTGCAAGAGAGGACATTCTTAATAAAACAGAAAGTGTTAGAGTTGAAGTTGATTTAAGTAAAATTACTAATAGCCAAGTACTCACATTACCAGTTATTATTTCTGAAGGAATAACAAAAGTAAACCCTGAACTAGCAAACGTAAATGTAAAAGTAAATGTGAGAACTGAAGAAGAAAAAGTTGAGGAAGAAGAGCCAAAGGAAACAACTACAACGAGTGAAATAAGTGAAATATCAATCCCAAAGGTTCAAATTAAGAGCACAGGCTTAGCCGAAAATTATAAGTTAACATTTTTAGACCCAGCAGATGAACAAACAAGTTTGTCTGTATCTGGACCAAGTAATATAGTCAAAAAATTAACTCCAGCTGATTTTGAGTTAGTGATAGATGCTTCCAACTTACAGGAAGGTGAGCATAATATTAGAATACAAGGAAAAGGTCCTCAAAATGTCACTTGGAAAATGGGACAGGAAACGGCTAAAATTAGTATAGTACAAAAAGAATAACAATGAATCATTTGGATAAAAATCGAAAAGGTGGTTAATCAAATGGGAAAATATTTTGGTACCGATGGTGTGCGAGGAGTTGCTAACAGTGAGCTAACCCCTGAACTTGCATTTAAAGTTGGAAGATGCGGGGGATATGTACTGACAAAAGATCAAGATCGGCCAAAGGTGATCATTGGTCGAGACACACGTATTTCAGGCCATATGCTCGAAGGAGCCCTTGTAGCTGGAT from Bacillus aquiflavi includes the following:
- a CDS encoding CdaR family protein; amino-acid sequence: MDKLMDSRWFIKVVTFLLALLLFSTVNFDPQKNKRTTEESVASNLNEETISDVPVTVIYDKENLIVSGIPDTVSVTVEGPVSIVQSAKAMRNFEVFVDLTNASIGTQRVPIQIRDISDKLKVTIEPANINVNVQERITKEFNVEAEFNRTMVEEGFISEQPIVEPNKVKITGAKNIIDRISYVKAMINYKGKIDSTITQEASIRVLDKELNKLDVIVEPEIVQVTLPVKRLSKIVPIKIVSNGTPPNGVSIESMGLDAQEATIFAREDILNKTESVRVEVDLSKITNSQVLTLPVIISEGITKVNPELANVNVKVNVRTEEEKVEEEEPKETTTTSEISEISIPKVQIKSTGLAENYKLTFLDPADEQTSLSVSGPSNIVKKLTPADFELVIDASNLQEGEHNIRIQGKGPQNVTWKMGQETAKISIVQKE